A genomic stretch from Streptomyces sp. SAI-127 includes:
- a CDS encoding ATP-binding cassette domain-containing protein encodes MEKTIDESEATIEVSDVRKRFGSTQALDGMTFTVRPGQVTGFVGPNGAGKSTTMRVILGLDRPDTGTALVGGRPYRDLRTPLKHIGALLDAAAVQPSRSARHHLLWLAHSQGLNAARVDAVLRQAGLQDVAQRKAGGFSLGMRQRLGIAAALLGDPPVVMLDEPFNGLDPEGFMWMRGFLAALAAQGRAVLVSSHLMSELQDTADHVVVVGRGKVLADMSVRQLLESMSEGRVTLRTSARDDAMTVLARAGATVSSTGTDTLSVTGMAAENVVSLLGAHGVPFSEVSSHRASLEEAYMELTRDAVQYHGMMPEEAGR; translated from the coding sequence ATGGAGAAGACGATCGATGAGTCGGAAGCGACGATCGAGGTCAGTGACGTACGCAAGCGCTTCGGGAGCACCCAGGCGCTCGACGGGATGACGTTCACCGTCAGGCCCGGTCAGGTCACCGGCTTCGTCGGTCCGAACGGCGCCGGGAAGTCCACCACGATGCGGGTGATCCTCGGCCTCGACAGGCCGGACACGGGAACCGCCCTGGTCGGCGGACGCCCCTACCGGGACCTGCGCACACCGCTGAAGCACATCGGGGCGCTGCTGGACGCCGCCGCTGTGCAGCCCAGCCGCTCCGCCCGCCACCACCTGCTGTGGCTGGCCCACTCGCAGGGGCTCAACGCCGCCCGGGTCGACGCGGTGCTTCGCCAGGCCGGTCTGCAGGACGTCGCCCAGCGCAAGGCCGGTGGGTTCTCCCTCGGCATGCGGCAGCGGCTCGGCATTGCCGCGGCCCTCCTCGGCGACCCGCCGGTCGTCATGCTGGACGAGCCGTTCAACGGGCTCGACCCCGAGGGCTTCATGTGGATGCGGGGCTTCCTCGCCGCCCTCGCGGCTCAGGGCCGGGCGGTGCTCGTCTCCAGCCACCTGATGAGCGAACTCCAGGACACCGCGGACCACGTGGTGGTCGTCGGCCGGGGCAAGGTCCTCGCCGACATGAGCGTGCGTCAGCTGCTGGAGTCCATGTCCGAGGGGCGGGTCACGCTGCGCACGTCCGCCCGCGACGACGCCATGACGGTGCTGGCACGCGCCGGCGCCACCGTCAGCTCCACCGGCACGGACACCCTCAGCGTCACCGGCATGGCGGCCGAGAACGTCGTCTCCCTGCTCGGCGCCCACGGGGTGCCGTTCTCGGAGGTCTCCTCGCACCGCGCGTCACTGGAGGAGGCCTACATGGAACTCACCCGGGATGCCGTGCAGTACCACGGGATGATGCCCGAGGAGGCCGGTCGATGA
- a CDS encoding ABC transporter permease subunit: protein MTSTLTPPRAAARSDRGGFVRLLHAEWTKFRTVRGWVASSAGAVLVICLVGLLATAAGNQSGPDGSSALPVGPGGQAVNDSFYFVHQPLQGDGTVTVSVSSLTGVVATDPKSSRAGLAPWAKAGIIVKDGLDQGSAYAAMMLTGAHGVRMQYDYTHDIAGTAGQATREQPVWLRLQRSGDTVTGYQSTDGAKWTEVGSARLSGLSATAQVGLFVTSPSVEEKTGTGTGFAPAVATGAFDRVDLGGQWSAGNWQQRQVGDGAGTSGSYSQTTKGQAVASGSGFTVTGAGDIAPVVGGPATSGVRTIENFLVGAFAGLIIMVVVGAGYITVEYRRGLIGVTLAASPRRGRVLVAKALVVGSVGFVVGLVSAAVMVPFGGQRSESNGFPVLTVPSGTELRVVVGTGLLLAVASVLALAVGTILRRSAVAITVVVVGMVLPYLLATASILPDGASEWLLRVTPAAGFAIQQSVARYEQVVTVYAPGSGYFPLAPWSGFAVLCAYAAVAFAAAVVLLRRRDV from the coding sequence ATGACCTCCACCCTCACCCCGCCCCGCGCGGCCGCCCGCTCGGACCGCGGCGGCTTCGTACGGCTGCTGCACGCGGAATGGACCAAGTTCCGCACCGTGCGCGGCTGGGTGGCGAGCAGCGCCGGCGCCGTCCTGGTCATCTGCCTGGTCGGGTTGCTGGCCACCGCCGCAGGCAACCAGTCGGGCCCGGACGGCAGTTCCGCGCTGCCGGTCGGTCCTGGCGGCCAGGCGGTCAACGACAGCTTCTACTTCGTGCACCAGCCGCTCCAGGGCGACGGCACCGTCACGGTGTCCGTGTCCTCGCTGACCGGCGTGGTCGCCACCGACCCGAAGAGCAGCCGGGCCGGTCTCGCCCCCTGGGCCAAGGCCGGGATCATCGTCAAGGACGGCCTGGACCAGGGCTCGGCGTACGCGGCGATGATGCTGACGGGCGCGCACGGCGTGCGCATGCAGTACGACTACACGCACGACATCGCGGGGACGGCCGGCCAGGCCACCCGGGAGCAGCCGGTCTGGCTGCGCCTGCAGCGCTCCGGCGACACCGTCACCGGCTATCAGTCGACGGACGGCGCCAAGTGGACCGAGGTCGGCAGCGCTCGGCTGTCCGGACTGTCGGCGACCGCACAGGTCGGGCTGTTCGTGACTTCTCCGTCGGTGGAGGAGAAGACCGGCACCGGCACCGGCTTCGCCCCCGCCGTGGCCACCGGAGCCTTCGACCGGGTGGACCTCGGCGGGCAGTGGAGCGCGGGCAACTGGCAGCAGCGCCAGGTCGGTGACGGCGCCGGCACCTCCGGGAGCTACAGCCAGACGACCAAGGGCCAGGCCGTCGCGTCGGGCAGCGGCTTCACCGTCACCGGCGCCGGAGACATCGCGCCGGTCGTGGGCGGGCCCGCCACCAGCGGCGTGCGGACCATCGAGAACTTCCTCGTCGGGGCCTTCGCCGGGCTGATCATCATGGTTGTCGTCGGCGCGGGCTACATCACCGTCGAGTACCGGCGGGGCCTGATCGGCGTCACCCTGGCGGCCAGCCCGCGCCGCGGCCGCGTCCTGGTGGCCAAGGCACTCGTGGTGGGCAGCGTCGGGTTCGTCGTGGGGCTGGTCTCCGCGGCCGTCATGGTGCCCTTCGGTGGACAGCGGTCGGAGTCGAACGGCTTCCCGGTGCTGACCGTGCCGAGCGGCACCGAGCTGCGGGTCGTCGTCGGCACGGGCCTGCTGCTCGCCGTCGCGAGTGTTCTCGCTCTCGCCGTCGGCACCATCCTGCGGCGCAGCGCCGTCGCCATCACCGTGGTCGTCGTCGGGATGGTGCTGCCCTACCTCCTCGCCACCGCCTCGATCCTGCCGGACGGCGCCTCCGAATGGCTGCTGCGGGTCACCCCCGCCGCCGGCTTCGCCATCCAGCAGAGCGTCGCGCGCTACGAGCAGGTCGTCACCGTCTACGCGCCCGGCTCCGGCTACTTCCCGCTGGCGCCCTGGTCCGGCTTCGCCGTGCTGTGCGCCTACGCGGCCGTGGCGTTCGCCGCCGCCGTGGTCCTGCTGCGCCGGAGGGACGTATGA
- a CDS encoding ABC transporter permease subunit, translated as MRRAGHAEWTKLRTDAGNGWLVLGVVALTVAVGAAVAMTSRCDAVGCGEDPARLSLTGVMVGQVVVAIVAVLMVGNEYSSGMMKTTLAAMPRRLTVLGAKASVLTAVMLAAGTVAVLASLLTGRIVQPDRGFTEAHGYSALSLADGPTLRAAVGSVLYLALIGLLSLGIAMVVRNSATAIGIVLALLFVFPILAQVVADPDWQRHLQQISPMTAGLAVQSTIDLGKLPIGPWKGLGVLALWAAGALAAGAWLLRARDA; from the coding sequence ATGAGAAGGGCCGGACACGCCGAGTGGACCAAGCTGCGCACCGACGCCGGCAACGGCTGGCTGGTGCTGGGTGTGGTCGCCCTGACCGTGGCGGTCGGCGCCGCGGTGGCCATGACCTCCCGCTGCGATGCTGTGGGCTGCGGTGAGGACCCGGCCCGGCTGAGCCTGACCGGGGTGATGGTCGGGCAGGTCGTCGTCGCCATCGTGGCGGTGCTCATGGTGGGCAACGAGTACAGCAGCGGCATGATGAAGACGACCCTGGCGGCCATGCCACGCCGCCTCACCGTGCTGGGCGCCAAGGCCTCCGTCCTCACCGCGGTGATGCTGGCGGCGGGCACGGTCGCCGTCCTGGCGTCCCTGCTGACCGGGCGCATCGTCCAGCCGGACCGCGGGTTCACCGAGGCACATGGTTACAGCGCCCTGTCGCTGGCCGACGGGCCCACCCTGCGGGCCGCCGTGGGCTCGGTGCTCTACCTCGCCCTGATCGGTCTCCTCAGCCTGGGCATCGCGATGGTCGTACGGAACTCCGCGACCGCCATCGGCATCGTCCTGGCGCTGCTGTTCGTCTTCCCGATTCTCGCCCAGGTGGTCGCCGACCCGGACTGGCAGCGCCACCTGCAGCAGATCTCCCCGATGACCGCGGGCCTCGCCGTCCAGAGCACCATCGACCTGGGCAAGCTGCCCATCGGCCCCTGGAAGGGCCTGGGCGTGCTGGCCCTGTGGGCCGCCGGCGCCCTGGCCGCGGGCGCCTGGCTGCTGCGCGCCCGGGACGCGTGA
- a CDS encoding pyridoxal-phosphate dependent enzyme, which produces MRAVSSPHPALPPVGTTPVVDVAVTVHGVERRLRLKLESHNPQGSLKDRIAVFLIEDVADRIDKDIGIIESTSGNLGVAMAAECQERGIPFNAVVDPRTSSFFVDRIRELGARVTVVDEPDSSGGYLLNRIRHVREQLRTRPGLVWTNQYRSEANPRAHFATTAPELRQQVPGPATLLVPVSTGGTLAGLARYVAETDVPWTLVGVDVHGSAALGGAPPGRRLLSGIGASCPSYFLPADRAQAQYVDVGDAIAACLWLSEHAGIGVGGSSGATVAAALRLFGEDPDTHELVCLCPDGADRYLSTVYHPGWRAAHGITAARIGGVTAPGGADPAEAWG; this is translated from the coding sequence ATGAGGGCGGTGAGCTCTCCGCACCCGGCACTTCCCCCGGTCGGGACCACTCCGGTCGTGGATGTCGCCGTGACCGTGCACGGAGTCGAGCGCAGGCTCCGACTGAAACTCGAATCGCACAATCCCCAGGGCTCGTTGAAGGACCGCATCGCCGTCTTTCTCATCGAGGACGTGGCCGACCGCATCGACAAGGACATCGGCATCATCGAATCGACGTCGGGGAACCTCGGTGTCGCGATGGCAGCCGAATGCCAGGAGCGTGGAATTCCCTTCAACGCCGTCGTCGATCCCCGCACCAGTTCCTTCTTCGTGGACCGCATTCGTGAACTGGGCGCGCGGGTCACGGTCGTCGACGAACCGGATTCCTCAGGTGGTTATCTTCTCAATCGCATCCGGCACGTCCGGGAACAACTGCGCACCCGTCCCGGACTCGTGTGGACCAACCAGTACCGCAGCGAAGCCAACCCCCGCGCCCACTTCGCCACCACGGCGCCCGAACTCAGACAGCAGGTTCCCGGCCCCGCGACTCTCTTGGTGCCCGTCTCCACGGGTGGCACCCTCGCCGGGCTTGCCCGGTACGTCGCCGAGACCGACGTCCCCTGGACGCTCGTCGGGGTCGACGTGCACGGCTCCGCCGCCCTCGGTGGGGCACCGCCCGGCCGGCGCCTGCTGTCCGGGATCGGGGCCAGCTGCCCGTCGTACTTCCTGCCCGCGGACAGGGCGCAGGCCCAGTACGTCGATGTCGGCGACGCGATCGCGGCCTGCCTGTGGCTGTCCGAGCACGCCGGGATCGGCGTCGGCGGCAGTTCCGGAGCCACCGTCGCCGCCGCACTGCGGCTGTTCGGCGAGGACCCCGACACGCACGAGCTGGTCTGTCTGTGCCCCGACGGCGCGGACCGGTACCTGAGCACTGTCTACCACCCCGGCTGGCGGGCGGCCCACGGCATCACAGCGGCCCGGATCGGCGGCGTCACAGCCCCCGGCGGGGCGGACCCTGCCGAAGCGTGGGGGTGA